A genomic segment from Nicotiana tabacum cultivar K326 chromosome 7, ASM71507v2, whole genome shotgun sequence encodes:
- the LOC107802854 gene encoding uncharacterized protein LOC107802854 isoform X2 yields the protein MFLFLQFHLISFALSWFCHGNKLLIFLAFIVSSVKKCSSYVEALVLGKSIKKKSVGQQERDNLELFIRNKDLGASGPASEF from the exons atgtttctttttcttcaatttcatcTCATCTCTTTTGCTCTTTCGTGGTTCTGTCACG GTAACAAATTACTCATATTTTTAGCATTCATAGTAAGCTCGGTAAAGAAATGCTCCTCCTATGTTGAAGCTTTAGTTTTGGGCAAG AGCATCAAGAAGAAGAGTGTAGGACAGCAAGAAAGAGACAACTTGGAGCTCTTCATCAGAAACAAAG atttaggcgcaTCAGGTCCCGCTAGCGAGTTTTGA
- the LOC107802854 gene encoding uncharacterized protein LOC107802854 isoform X1 has product MFLFLQFHLISFALSWFCHGNKLLIFLAFIVSSVKKCSSYVEALVLGKSIKKKSVGQQERDNLELFIRNKAHVYLTIWPVSSTCGHVSLYGESTNIFLKRFRRIRSR; this is encoded by the exons atgtttctttttcttcaatttcatcTCATCTCTTTTGCTCTTTCGTGGTTCTGTCACG GTAACAAATTACTCATATTTTTAGCATTCATAGTAAGCTCGGTAAAGAAATGCTCCTCCTATGTTGAAGCTTTAGTTTTGGGCAAG AGCATCAAGAAGAAGAGTGTAGGACAGCAAGAAAGAGACAACTTGGAGCTCTTCATCAGAAACAAAG CTCATGTATACTTGACAATATGGCCGGTCAGTTCAACATGTGGACATGTTTCTTTATATGGTGAGAGCACAAATATCTTTTTAAAGAG atttaggcgcaTCAGGTCCCGCTAG
- the LOC107802854 gene encoding uncharacterized protein LOC107802854 isoform X3, translating into MFLFLQFHLISFALSWFCHGNKLLIFLAFIVSSVKKCSSYVEALVLGKSIKKKSVGQQERDNLELFIRNKDCVRE; encoded by the exons atgtttctttttcttcaatttcatcTCATCTCTTTTGCTCTTTCGTGGTTCTGTCACG GTAACAAATTACTCATATTTTTAGCATTCATAGTAAGCTCGGTAAAGAAATGCTCCTCCTATGTTGAAGCTTTAGTTTTGGGCAAG AGCATCAAGAAGAAGAGTGTAGGACAGCAAGAAAGAGACAACTTGGAGCTCTTCATCAGAAACAAAG ATTGTGTGAGAGAATGA